A single region of the Cereibacter sphaeroides 2.4.1 genome encodes:
- the acs gene encoding acetate--CoA ligase, protein MDHAQANAVYTASADFIAQAHVDAAGYERMYAASVADPEAFWGEQGKRLDWIKPYTKVKNTNFRPGEVSIKWFEDGTLNIAWNCIDRHLATRAKQTAIIWEPDDPNVPAQHISYQELHDNVCRMANVLVSQGVRKGDRVVMYLPMIPEAAYAMLACARIGAIHSVVFAGFSPDALANRINDCQAKVVITADTAPRGGRRTPLKSNTDAALLHCSDRVRCLVVKHTGDQIHWMDGRDVDVKELMRHASPDCPIEEVNAEDPLFILYTSGSTGKPKGVVHTSGGYLTYAAMTHQMTFDYHDGDVFWCTADVGWVTGHSYIVYGPLANGATTLMFEGVPTYPDAGRFWAVCEKHKVNQFYTAPTAIRSLMGLGPEWVDKYDLSSLKLLGSVGEPINPEAWSWYNTHVGKGRCPIVDTFWQTETGGHMITPLPGAIPVKPGAASKPFFGVKPVILDPTDGHELHETATEGVLCIADSWPGQMRTLWGDHERFEEAYFSQYKGYYFTGDGCRRDADGYYWVTGRVDDVINVSGHRMGTAEVESALVAHAQVAEAAVVGYPHDIKGQGIYAYVTLMNGVQPTEELRKDLVKWVRTEIGPIASPDVIQWAPGLPKTRSGKIMRRILRKIAENDFGSLGDTTTLADPSVVDDLIANRKNRG, encoded by the coding sequence ATGGATCACGCTCAGGCGAATGCGGTCTATACCGCGTCGGCAGATTTCATTGCGCAAGCCCATGTCGACGCGGCCGGCTACGAGCGGATGTATGCTGCATCCGTGGCCGACCCGGAGGCGTTCTGGGGCGAACAGGGCAAGCGGCTCGACTGGATCAAGCCCTACACCAAGGTCAAGAACACGAACTTCCGGCCGGGCGAGGTCTCGATCAAGTGGTTCGAGGACGGCACGCTGAACATCGCCTGGAACTGCATCGACCGGCATCTGGCGACGCGGGCCAAGCAGACCGCGATCATCTGGGAGCCGGACGATCCGAACGTGCCGGCCCAGCACATCAGCTATCAGGAGCTGCACGACAACGTCTGCCGCATGGCCAACGTGCTGGTGAGCCAGGGCGTGCGCAAGGGCGACCGGGTGGTGATGTATCTGCCGATGATCCCCGAGGCCGCCTATGCGATGCTGGCGTGCGCCCGGATCGGCGCCATCCATTCCGTCGTCTTCGCGGGCTTCTCGCCCGACGCGCTGGCGAACCGGATCAACGACTGTCAGGCCAAGGTGGTCATCACCGCCGACACGGCTCCGCGTGGCGGCCGGCGCACGCCCTTGAAGTCGAACACCGACGCAGCCCTTCTCCATTGCTCGGACCGGGTGCGCTGCCTCGTCGTCAAGCACACGGGCGACCAGATCCACTGGATGGACGGCCGCGACGTGGACGTGAAGGAGCTGATGCGCCACGCCTCGCCCGACTGCCCGATCGAGGAGGTGAATGCCGAGGATCCGCTCTTCATCCTCTATACCTCGGGCTCGACCGGCAAGCCGAAGGGGGTCGTGCACACCTCGGGCGGCTATCTGACCTATGCCGCCATGACCCATCAGATGACCTTCGACTACCATGACGGCGACGTCTTCTGGTGCACCGCGGACGTGGGCTGGGTCACGGGCCACAGCTACATCGTCTACGGCCCGCTGGCGAACGGCGCGACCACGCTCATGTTCGAGGGCGTGCCGACCTATCCCGATGCGGGCCGCTTCTGGGCCGTCTGCGAGAAGCACAAGGTGAACCAGTTCTACACCGCGCCCACGGCGATCCGCTCGCTGATGGGCCTCGGGCCGGAATGGGTCGACAAGTACGACCTGTCGTCGCTGAAGCTCTTGGGCTCGGTGGGCGAGCCGATCAACCCCGAGGCCTGGAGCTGGTACAACACCCATGTCGGCAAGGGCCGCTGCCCGATCGTCGACACCTTCTGGCAGACCGAGACCGGCGGCCACATGATCACGCCGCTGCCGGGCGCGATCCCGGTGAAGCCGGGCGCGGCCTCGAAGCCCTTCTTCGGGGTGAAGCCGGTGATCCTCGACCCGACCGACGGGCACGAGCTGCACGAAACCGCGACCGAGGGGGTGCTCTGCATCGCCGACAGCTGGCCGGGGCAGATGCGCACGCTCTGGGGCGACCACGAGCGGTTCGAAGAGGCCTATTTCTCGCAATACAAGGGCTATTACTTCACCGGCGACGGCTGCCGCCGCGATGCGGACGGCTATTACTGGGTCACGGGCCGGGTCGATGACGTCATCAACGTCTCGGGCCACCGGATGGGCACCGCCGAGGTGGAATCCGCGCTCGTCGCCCATGCGCAGGTCGCCGAAGCCGCGGTGGTGGGCTATCCGCACGACATCAAGGGGCAGGGCATCTATGCCTATGTCACGCTGATGAACGGGGTCCAGCCGACCGAGGAGCTGCGCAAGGATCTGGTGAAATGGGTCCGCACCGAGATCGGCCCCATCGCCTCGCCGGACGTGATCCAGTGGGCGCCGGGCCTGCCCAAGACCCGCTCGGGCAAGATCATGCGCCGCATCCTGCGCAAGATCGCCGAGAACGACTTCGGCTCGCTCGGCGACACCACGACGCTGGCCGATCCGTCGGTGGTCGACGACCTGATCGCCAACCGCAAGAACCGGGGCTGA